The Flavobacterium psychrotrophum region CCGAAAACCCTCCCAAAAATACCAGTACGGTTATTACCTTATTACCCATTAATTGAGGAATAAGTAATGAATAAGTATCGGCATTAACCTCTGTATCATGAAATAATATATTACCTCCCCAAGCTATGGGGTACACAAAAATATTGATGAGCAAGAGGTATAAAGGGAAAAGCCACGTAGCTGTCTTAATATGGTTTTCGCGGTGGTTTTCTATAACACCCATCTGGAATTGACGTGGTAATAAAAATATGGCAAAAGTAGACAGCACACACAGCATAAACCAGTTAATGGCCTGCGGAATACCCCCCATGGTGTTTCGTTCTTTAAAATAAGACAGCTTGCTTGCCTGAGCATAAATATCATCAAAACCATCAAATACAAAAAAGGTTACATACAGCCCTACCAAAAGAAAAAAGAACAGCTTAAAAGCAGATTCCATTGCCACAGCGGTAACAATGCCCCTCCTTTTTTCAGAGGCATCTACATACCGTGTTCCGTAATAAGATGCAAATAATGCCAATGCGATGGCTACATAGGTTGTAGTGTCGTTAAACACGTTAGAGCTAAGCGAAGTTTGTGTAACTACATGAAATGTTTCTGCTATAGCCTTAAGCTGAAGGGCTATATATGGTAGTATACCAAAAAGGCAGATAAGCGATACCAACGCACCCAGAAAACGACTGTTGCCATAGCGCAGCGATATAAAATCGGCAATGCTGGATATCTTATTTACCCGAGATATCCTGATTATCTTGCGGAGTATGATCATCCATGCAGGAATGATGATCACGGGCCCCACATAAGTAGGCAGAAAGCCCAGTCCGCTTTTTGCAGCTACGCCTATACTGCCATAGTATGTCCAGGCAGAGCAGTATACCGCGAGAGAAAGTCCGTACACATAAGGGTTATTCGTCCAGCGACTGCCGGTTGCTTTTTTTTCTGCCCAGTGCGCTACAAAAAACAGTAAGGCCAGGTATAGGGTAAGGATAAGCAATAAGGAAGCACTACTCATAATACCTCCTGATTATGTAGGCTGAAACTAATATAGAAAATAACCATACCGAAAAGATATAGATGTAAATTACAGGTATACCCCCTACAGGTTCTGCGCTGTCAAACAACAACATAAGCGGCATGTTAAAAGCTATAAGGAGCAGCAGTGAAACGATAAGCAGTTTTTGTTCGTGCCTTTTTTTCATAAACAGTATATAAAAGCCGTAGCCCCCAGAGAGGGAGCTACAGCAAATGGTCTATAAACTATAAAATTACACTTCGTCATATTCTCCCTTCAGGGCATATAACCCAAAGGTTCCCAGCCCGGCCACGATAAGCGGCGTAAGGATAAAAAGGATAATGATGCCAAACACAAGGTCATCCTGTTTTCCGGTAGCAAACTTGGGCAACCCGAAGATAAAGATACAAAAATATGCTGCTGCTGCTGCCAGTGCCAGCCAAAGCAGCCCTAATATTCTTTTTAATGCTTTCATGATTTCAATTTTTTTAGTCGTGTTCTACGTTATTTTTTGCTTTAATGTATATCATACCTATTACAAAACTTATGGCTGCAATAATTATTGGGTACCATAAACCTTCAAGGTAGAATTTAGCATCGCCATTATCTTTTGCACTGGTAACAAGGTAGGTAGAAATTGCCGGAAGCAAACCACCAAAGATACCATTACCCACGTGATACGGTAAAGACATAGAAGTATAGCGTATTTTAACCGGGAACATTTCTACCAGGAATGCTGCAATAGGGCCATATACCATGGTTACAAAAATTACCTGTATAAACACAAGGAAGATAAGCATCCACCTGTCATCGCTGTTAATGGTTTTTGTCAGTTTTGTATCGGCTTTTACTTTACCATCTTCGTCTATGGCAGCTTTGCCATCTTCTAAATGTACTGTTTTAACTTCTACCAGTTTTGTACCATCAGTATATTCTTTTGTAGTGGTATATATAGAGTCTGACTTACCCTCTTTAACTTCCTTAATTACAGCATCAATTTTAGTTTTCTCTACAACTTCTGTCTTTGTTGCAAGGTCTGTAGTTTCATACATTTTCTGGTAAATAGGCCTGTATAATAATATTGCAGCAAGCATACCTACCATCATTATGGCCTTTCGGCCTATTTTATCACTCAGCCAGCCAAATACTACAAAGAAAGGAGTACCAATTAAAAGCGCTATCCCTAAGAGTGCGTCTACCTGGCTGCTGTCTACCGCCATTACTGTTTTAAGGAAACTCATGGCATAAAACTGACCCGTGTACCATACTACACCCTGCCCCATAGCTGCACCAAATAGCGCAAGTAACACGAATTTAAGGTTGTATTTATTACCAAAGCTTTCTTTTAACGGATTAGCCGTAGTTTTTCCTTCTGCCTTTGCTTTTGCAAAAACAGGTGATTCGTGCATATTCTTACGAATGAAATAAGAAACAATAACCATTATTATAGATACCCAGAATGGTACCCTCCATCCCCATAGGTCAAACTCTTCTGCACTAAGCGTTGCCCTTGTAAGCAGGATAACCATTAGCGAAATGAAAAGCCCGAAAGTAGCAGTAGTCTGTATCCACGAGGTCCAGTAACCGCGTTCACCACGAGGGGCATGTTCAGCCACATAGGTTGCTGCACCACCATATTCACCACCTAATGCAAGTCCCTGTAATAACCTTAAGATTAATACCAGCAAAGGTGCAAAAAAGCCGATAGATTCATAACTTGGTATACAGCCTATTAAAAATGTGGCTCCGCCCATTAGGAGCAGCGTTACCATAAAGGTGTATTTACGCCCGATGATATCGCCCAGGCGGCCAAAGAACAGCGCCCCGAAAGGCCTTACCACAAAGCCTGCCGCAAAGGTAGCCAGCGTACTTAAAAAGGCAGCGGTAGGATTATCTGCCGGAAAAAACTTGGTAGAAATGACCACGGCAAGGCTGCCGAAAATGTAAAAGTCATACCACTCAATTAATGTACCAAGGGAGGAGGCCGTGATTACCTTCCATATCCCTTTTGTAGATGGATTGCTCATAGTTGTAATTTAGTGTTTATAGAATTATTGTTTATTTACAGATAGATGGCCAGTTGCACCAGGAATTCTCCTTTTGTGCTATAGCTGTCAGTACTTGTATATACCGGCCTTGTGGCATATTGTGTTGTTATCTTGGCATGGTGCCCGTCTATATACCAGTTAGCTCCTACGTCAAACTGTGAACTGGCTTTATCAAGCGCTTCAAAATTTTTGTAGGTATAAGCTGCATACGGCTGTATCCTTACTTTTGGCTTAGCATGGCTGTCCGGTATAAGAAAACCTGCCTGAGTGTACCAAATGCTCCCTGTACCCATTGTAGGCTGGGCGTTACCTGCTCCTGCAATAGCGCGAGAACCTGTAAAGGTTCCATCGTTTACCCCTACGTTCATAATACCCAGGTTACGCATGTAGTTAGGACCAAAATCATAGCTATAAAACACACTGTATGCGGTTATTGCCCCTTTTTTAGAGCCTATTGGTATATCAAGAAAAGCATCGGCAGAGAACAGGTTAATGTCGTGTTTAGATACCGTGGCATCTGCATTGCGCGATCGTGTACCATCCGGAGCCAGGTAAAAACCTGCTCCCAGGTTAAATACCTTTTTACTGCCCAGATAACTTCCTACCTTATAAGGCAGCAGGTTACTTTCTACATCAAAAAACTGGTATTCTATATATCCTGCCTTACTCCATTTTGTATTGCCATTACTGTCAAAGGCAACGCCCTGAGGCTGAACATAAGCCCCAGATGCGGCATTAGTTTCAAGTATGTTAATATTTGTTGCAAATGGCTTGTTATAGCTAAGGCGGTATTCTAAATGCCCATATTTACCTTTAGCAAAAAGCCCCATCTGCCGGGCAAACTGGTCTGAATTTTCAATTAGCGGCCAGTTGAATATTGGTGCGTCTGCGGCAAGAAAGTTAAGTGTAGACGCCATTGTCATACGGCTTAACCCCATATAATAGTGCAGGCCACCTCCTATCGAAAGGCTAAATTTTCCGCTTTCTCCCGGCAGTATAACTGCATATTCGTTCCAGGCATCATGAAAAAACATTCCCGGTTTTTTTGCGGCACCATAACCACCGGTTCCTGTTGTACTGGCAGCGCCGCCATTAGTAAAAGTCTGGTTGTTAATACCAAAGTGTGTAAGGATAAGGTACCTTTTAGAGAGCTGCGCATACATAAGCAAACGCAGCCTGCGATTACCAATATCGGTACTTGTTGTTGCGGTTTCGCCGTTAATGGCAGTACCCGGATTCATCTCGGTAGATCGTAGCCATATCTGGTCCCATACTATGGTACGCAGATATTTGCTGCCTGTAGAATCGATATTAAACTTTAAGCCGGAACCGTACTCACTGGATCCCTGAGCTAATGCGGCGACTGAAGAAAACAGCAGTGCGGCACAGATGGTTAATTTTTTCATACTATTCGTCAAAATTTGGGTTTTTGTAACGTTTTCGTACAGCCAAATTCTAAAAAACAGTTCAATGAAAGAAATTATAGTATATACAGTTGTAAAGTGTATAGTTTTAGTCCTTAAAACGTTCCCATTTTATAAGCATGAATTTATCGCCAAGCTCAGTAATAATCATGCCTGCGCCAGATAAGCGGTCTTTGTTTTTGAGGTATTCTACAAGTTCTAAATGGTTGAATATCTTATAGGTGGGATGATAATCGCCGTGTGATGGTTTCTTGACCTTAAACTCCTTTACCCAGTTGCTTACCGTAACATGGGATACGCCAATAATACGCTCAATTTCCCTAAAGCTAAGTCCTTCAAGATACAGCTGTAATACTTTAGTAACGTAATAGTTATCTATCTTCTTACCTATTTTGTTAACGGTAAAATAATAGTTGCATTTTTTACAGAGATAACGCTGCTTATTACTTATTATTCCGCTCTTAACTATCTGGTTGCCGTGGCATTTTGGGCAGGCTAAAATGTCCATATATACTATTTTTGCATAAATATAATAATTTAGCAAATATATAAAAACGAATAATAAAAAAAATGTCTTGTTTTTTTATTTACAGAACAATTATAATTTAAAATAATTACACATAATTCATAGATTGATGTATTTAATAGATTGACTTTGCTTTGTTATAATACATTTTAATATATACCATTGGCATTTTTAGTATTTAGTATTATGAGTTAAAAATTCTACCCTGTAACACCGTAAACAGTTGGGGAAAGTTGAAAAAACCAGAATTTATAAGGACCAGATGTTTTAGTCAAGAATATTTACATCCCAGGATAATGTAGTATCGTAATACAACTCACCGTTTTGAACCACAAGTGGCGAGTCAAAATTATTAGTATATAAAGCACCGGTACCCAGACCTTGTGGCATCGGGTTATTTTTAGTAAAAGTGTACTGGGCAATGGCGTTAAGGCCAATATTACTTTCTAATGCAGATGTGATCCACCAGCCAATATTGTACTTTTCAGCAAGAACTATCCATTCCTCACTTCCTCTAAACCCACCTACAAGGCTTGGTTTTAGAATGATGTATTGGGGTTGTATTTTTTGCAGTAAGGCTTCTTTATCTTCATAGCTAAAAACACCTATAAGTTCTTCATCAAGCGCTATGGGAAGTGATGTATCTAAGCAGAGTTTCTTCATTGCATCAGGCTGCCCTGCTTTTACAGGTTGCTCTATGCTATGTAATTCAAATATTGATAGTTGTGATAGTTTACTTAAAGCATCTGCTACAGCAAAAGCGCCATTAGCATCTACGCGTATCTCTATTTCATCTGCGCTAAAATGCTGCCTGATAAATGCTAAAAGATTAAGTTCTTTTTCGAAATCTATAGCACCAATTTTGAGTTTGATACAGTTAAAACCCTGTGCAAGTTTATCCTCGATTTGCTGCTTCATGTAGCCCTCATCCCCCATCCAGACCAGTCCGTTTATAGGGATGTTTGCCTTGCCTGAAGTAAATGTCGATGGATAGATTTCAAAAGCATTTTGTGCAGCTAAAGACCTAAACGCGGTTTCTAAACCAAACTGTATTGAAGGAAATTCAATTAATGCTTCCCACAAGGCAGCCTCGCCTAAATGAATATTATTGCAGGCCCACTTTAGCTTTTCTTCATAATCTGGCCGGTCGTCAATGCTTAAGCCACGCAGTATACCACACTCACCTATCCCCTTTTTGCCATCAGCTTCCAGTATAATGAACCAGGTTTCTTTTTGGGTCATTACACCACGTGATGTTCCGCTGGGGCGTTTAAAATCAAGAATGTATTGTTGATATTTTGCTATCATGAATTGCGAATTGAATCAATTACACTAAGTTACGCAAAGAAGGCACAAAGTTTCACTAAGGGTATAATCAAAAGTACGTATACCTTATGGCCTTTGCGAAACTTTGTGCCTTCTTTGAGATACTTTGCGATATTATACGGTCAGGCTATCGCCTATTTCTAGTAAGGTAATCTTCTTTCCTTTATCAGTAAATAGCTTCTTAGTCGCTTCATGGTCTATTTTGATATAACCAAACGTATCATAGTGATAACCCAGTACATTGTCGCATTCAACAAAATCTGATGCTATAACAGCATCTTCAGCATCCATGGTAAAGTTAGAGCCAATAGGCAGGATAGCAAGATCCAGCTTTGTACGCAGCGGAATAAGCTTCATATCATAGGTAAGGGCAGTATCGCCGGCTATATAAATGTTCTTATCAGCCTCTATAACAAAACCACCCTGGTTACCACCATATGTACCGTCAGGAAACTGGCTTGAGTGTATAGCATTTACATACTTTACCTTACCAAAGTCAAACTGCCAGCTGCCACCATGGTTCATAGGGTGTACGTTAAAACCTTTTTTACCATAATAAGTAGCAATCTCTGCGTTAGAAACTATGGTTGCACCGGTGTTTTTAGCAATTTCTTCTACATCCAGTACGTGATCACCATGTGCATGGGTAAGTAAAATATAATCGGCTTTAAGGTCTTCAATTTTTATATGTGCGGCAAGCTCATTAGCAGTGATGTAAGGGTCTACAATAATATGCTTTCCGTTAGTTTCAATGCCAAGACTGGCGTGTCCGTAAAATGTAATTTTCATAATGTGTGTATTTGGTAATTTGTAATTTATAGTTGCATGGCAATGCATAGCAGCACCGACAAAAAGAATGTGCCCAGCGCTACTTTTTTAAGCTCAGGGTCTAAGTCGCGCGGAACAGTATTGTTAGCAACGGTTTTTAAATGCAGGAGAAATGGTATGTATGCAAGGAGAAAAACATACTGCACCGCAGTAAAATGATTTAATATAGCAAAAGCAAGTGTTAATGCCAATGCGGTAATTATTACAGTATAATGATATAGCTTGGCGGCTTTAGCTCCCATTTTTACCACAATGGTATTTTTACCACTCATGGTATCGCTTACCTGATCGCGCATGTTGTTAAGGTTAAGTACCGCAACACTTAATAGACCAACAGATATTGCCGGAAGTATTACCAACACATCTACCTGCTTAGAGAACAGGAAGTAACAGCCAATAACACTAACAAGGCCAAAAAAGATAAAGACAAATACATCGCCAAGCCCTCTGTAGCCGTAAGCATTATTACCTACCGTATATTTTATTGCAGCCGCAACAGCTCCTAATCCTAATACGAAAAAGAAAACCGAGTAGGCAAAATTTTCGCTGCCAAACGATAGGTAAATCAGCACAATGGCAGCAATCATAGTAAGAACCGATGTAATTATAATACCCTTTTTCATGGCGGGTATTGTAATAGCACCTTTTTGTATGGCGCGTTGCGGCCCTATACGGTGCTCATTATCTGTTCCCTTAACACCATCGCCATAATCATTAGCAAAGTTAGAAAGTACCTGTAAACCAAGTGTCGTAACTAATGCCAGAGCCAGTATGCCCCAATTAATATATCCTTGTGAAAACGCGTAAAAACTACCTACCAGTATGCCGGATACAGATAGTGGAAGTGTTCTTAAACGTGCGGCCTCAAGCCATGCTTTTGTATTAGACATTTAATTTATTTTAAATTATAAATTTTGAATTCAAAGCGACGAATTACTTGCATTACCAAATTGACAAATCCACATGAAATTACATCCAGTTTTTATCTGTGGTTTCTACCTGGTAAAGCCAGTAATTGGCCAGTTTTTTTAGTTGTGTAAAGTTAGCCAATCCAAAGGTAGTGTGCCCGCCGGCAGTATAAATTTTTATAACACCTACATCGCTCATTTTCTGCCAAAAGTATTGCTGCAATTGTATGCCCTGAATTTTATGAGGCATCAATATGTCATTATCAATATCCCAGGCACCCCGCTGACGGATTATAAAATCGGGGGTTATAAATAGTCTGCTGTTCCTGAAAGCAAAGTAAATAAGTATGCCAACAAACACTACATAAAAAGGCACAACCATTAATATACCTGCTACAGGAGGTACCAGTTTTGTATAACCGTACAACAAGCCTACAGGCGCTATGATGAGAGTAAAGGTTTCAAAAATCATTTTACGAAAGTTAGGCTTTACAGCAAAACCGCGTTCCGGCATTTTTTCAAGTAAAAATTCTAACAGAATGTTCTTCTCGGTTTCGTTTACACCCGGAATTTCCATCGACATCTTAGCGCGGTCTTTACTTTGTTCCAAGTCTGATGCCTGACGAATCTTCACATCATTAATATCAAACTTTTTTTGGAAATAGTTACGCCCTACAGTAACCATTTGCACCTTATCGGGCCTTATGATCGTATTCTGCGTGTTTATAAGCCCGTGCGATAGTAATAGAGAATTTTTCTCTTTAGTAACCTTAAAATCATAAAAGCGCAGTATGGTTCGCCCCAAGTTTATAAGTAACGTTAATAAAAGGATAGAAAAAATAATGGATGCTATAAAGCGCAGCAGAAACTCGGTATTAAAATAATCGTGTATAAAGCTCTCTTTTGTATCGTTATAAGTAAGATAGTCATCCAGGTGCTGAAATGTAGAGATAAAAAAGGCAAACAATATACCAAAGCTCCTTACATAATTACTGGTAATACCTGTTTTTAATATACTGGAAAAGCTTATGTAAATAAAAGGCTTTTGCTTTGTTAATCCTAAAAATTCATCATCATTAAAAGTATCATCGGTTACAGCACCATCTTGTAAAAGGCGTTGTTTAAGAGCCAGTGCATACTGCCTGGATACTGCTTTTATGGTTATTTCGGTTTTTGAGCTTCCCGCAGTATCAACCTCCAGTTCATATACTTTAAGTATACGCTGTATAAAATTCTGGTTGATGTTTACCTGCTGTATTTTATGCAA contains the following coding sequences:
- a CDS encoding transposase-like zinc-binding domain-containing protein yields the protein MDILACPKCHGNQIVKSGIISNKQRYLCKKCNYYFTVNKIGKKIDNYYVTKVLQLYLEGLSFREIERIIGVSHVTVSNWVKEFKVKKPSHGDYHPTYKIFNHLELVEYLKNKDRLSGAGMIITELGDKFMLIKWERFKD
- a CDS encoding o-succinylbenzoate synthase, with product MIAKYQQYILDFKRPSGTSRGVMTQKETWFIILEADGKKGIGECGILRGLSIDDRPDYEEKLKWACNNIHLGEAALWEALIEFPSIQFGLETAFRSLAAQNAFEIYPSTFTSGKANIPINGLVWMGDEGYMKQQIEDKLAQGFNCIKLKIGAIDFEKELNLLAFIRQHFSADEIEIRVDANGAFAVADALSKLSQLSIFELHSIEQPVKAGQPDAMKKLCLDTSLPIALDEELIGVFSYEDKEALLQKIQPQYIILKPSLVGGFRGSEEWIVLAEKYNIGWWITSALESNIGLNAIAQYTFTKNNPMPQGLGTGALYTNNFDSPLVVQNGELYYDTTLSWDVNILD
- a CDS encoding DUF6814 family protein, with protein sequence MKALKRILGLLWLALAAAAAYFCIFIFGLPKFATGKQDDLVFGIIILFILTPLIVAGLGTFGLYALKGEYDEV
- a CDS encoding PH domain-containing protein, whose product is MEQQINFNTPQRQSLLGIFIMFADSFQEGVRALLPFVVISLFSEKKKWLFYVIPFAIVLVGGLIIGYFRYLNFTFFIEDGDFVLRKGIFKKTRIAVPLHKIQQVNINQNFIQRILKVYELEVDTAGSSKTEITIKAVSRQYALALKQRLLQDGAVTDDTFNDDEFLGLTKQKPFIYISFSSILKTGITSNYVRSFGILFAFFISTFQHLDDYLTYNDTKESFIHDYFNTEFLLRFIASIIFSILLLTLLINLGRTILRFYDFKVTKEKNSLLLSHGLINTQNTIIRPDKVQMVTVGRNYFQKKFDINDVKIRQASDLEQSKDRAKMSMEIPGVNETEKNILLEFLLEKMPERGFAVKPNFRKMIFETFTLIIAPVGLLYGYTKLVPPVAGILMVVPFYVVFVGILIYFAFRNSRLFITPDFIIRQRGAWDIDNDILMPHKIQGIQLQQYFWQKMSDVGVIKIYTAGGHTTFGLANFTQLKKLANYWLYQVETTDKNWM
- a CDS encoding MFS transporter — encoded protein: MSNPSTKGIWKVITASSLGTLIEWYDFYIFGSLAVVISTKFFPADNPTAAFLSTLATFAAGFVVRPFGALFFGRLGDIIGRKYTFMVTLLLMGGATFLIGCIPSYESIGFFAPLLVLILRLLQGLALGGEYGGAATYVAEHAPRGERGYWTSWIQTTATFGLFISLMVILLTRATLSAEEFDLWGWRVPFWVSIIMVIVSYFIRKNMHESPVFAKAKAEGKTTANPLKESFGNKYNLKFVLLALFGAAMGQGVVWYTGQFYAMSFLKTVMAVDSSQVDALLGIALLIGTPFFVVFGWLSDKIGRKAIMMVGMLAAILLYRPIYQKMYETTDLATKTEVVEKTKIDAVIKEVKEGKSDSIYTTTKEYTDGTKLVEVKTVHLEDGKAAIDEDGKVKADTKLTKTINSDDRWMLIFLVFIQVIFVTMVYGPIAAFLVEMFPVKIRYTSMSLPYHVGNGIFGGLLPAISTYLVTSAKDNGDAKFYLEGLWYPIIIAAISFVIGMIYIKAKNNVEHD
- a CDS encoding porin codes for the protein MKKLTICAALLFSSVAALAQGSSEYGSGLKFNIDSTGSKYLRTIVWDQIWLRSTEMNPGTAINGETATTSTDIGNRRLRLLMYAQLSKRYLILTHFGINNQTFTNGGAASTTGTGGYGAAKKPGMFFHDAWNEYAVILPGESGKFSLSIGGGLHYYMGLSRMTMASTLNFLAADAPIFNWPLIENSDQFARQMGLFAKGKYGHLEYRLSYNKPFATNINILETNAASGAYVQPQGVAFDSNGNTKWSKAGYIEYQFFDVESNLLPYKVGSYLGSKKVFNLGAGFYLAPDGTRSRNADATVSKHDINLFSADAFLDIPIGSKKGAITAYSVFYSYDFGPNYMRNLGIMNVGVNDGTFTGSRAIAGAGNAQPTMGTGSIWYTQAGFLIPDSHAKPKVRIQPYAAYTYKNFEALDKASSQFDVGANWYIDGHHAKITTQYATRPVYTSTDSYSTKGEFLVQLAIYL
- a CDS encoding metal-dependent hydrolase codes for the protein MKITFYGHASLGIETNGKHIIVDPYITANELAAHIKIEDLKADYILLTHAHGDHVLDVEEIAKNTGATIVSNAEIATYYGKKGFNVHPMNHGGSWQFDFGKVKYVNAIHSSQFPDGTYGGNQGGFVIEADKNIYIAGDTALTYDMKLIPLRTKLDLAILPIGSNFTMDAEDAVIASDFVECDNVLGYHYDTFGYIKIDHEATKKLFTDKGKKITLLEIGDSLTV
- the menA gene encoding 1,4-dihydroxy-2-naphthoate octaprenyltransferase, whose translation is MSNTKAWLEAARLRTLPLSVSGILVGSFYAFSQGYINWGILALALVTTLGLQVLSNFANDYGDGVKGTDNEHRIGPQRAIQKGAITIPAMKKGIIITSVLTMIAAIVLIYLSFGSENFAYSVFFFVLGLGAVAAAIKYTVGNNAYGYRGLGDVFVFIFFGLVSVIGCYFLFSKQVDVLVILPAISVGLLSVAVLNLNNMRDQVSDTMSGKNTIVVKMGAKAAKLYHYTVIITALALTLAFAILNHFTAVQYVFLLAYIPFLLHLKTVANNTVPRDLDPELKKVALGTFFLSVLLCIAMQL